Within Nitrospinota bacterium, the genomic segment TCCAGATGGGTCGTTATGAAACTTTATCCCAATCCATCTGCACAATAGTGAATATGCCCTGCCAGCGACTCTAGTTTCTAAGGTAGATATATAACCGTCTGGCAACGAACCAGAACTCACCCCTTTAAGGTTGTTGTTTGCAATTTCCGCTTTTGCTAGTTCACGCCAAGAATATCCTATTAATATTTTGAAGATTGTATCTGTGGGTAGGTTTTTTTGTTGGGCAAGTAATTTATCCGAATATTTATCGTAATCCATAGCGTTTCCTTCAGAACGCCTTCATGTAGTGAAATATCAAGGCAACTGGGTGAAGGTGACCCAGTATTCGGGAGCGACCCTAGCCTTGACGTTTGAGAGGAATAACTTTGCCTTTTTCTTTTACACCAGCTATTGCAAGAATCTTGTCTTCAATCTTTTGCATTGGCCCACGCAACCGTTCTACGTCGGTCACCACATAGCCTGAGGTAACATCTCCTCCAATGGAATGATTGACCAATCGTTTAATAGCGAATACGGATAAATCCAAACTGTCCGCTACGGTTATGAAATGTCTTCTTAGATCATGAAGGGTAAAGGTCACTCCAGATTTTTTAATTATATTCTTAATCTGTTGTTTTGGTTCTACCAAATGACCATCCTTACCCGTGCCTGAGAATATATACTTGTCTCCATTGGAATTTTTTACTCGTTCTTTGATAATGCAGAATAAATAATCAGGCAATGGCAGGGTGAGGGGTTGCCTGTTTTTAGGATCAAGCAAGGTATAGGATCGTTGCTTTAGGTCAACTTGTTCCACCTCTAAAGTCATACCTTCTTCACGACGTGAACCTGTTAACAATAAAAACAGAATGTAGTCCTTTATCGTTTCATTTTCTACCGTTGTCAGTGCCTTAAACCAATCTGGAAGCTCATGAGGTTTGATAATGGTTTGTCTTCTTGGAACCCTGTACCATGCTTTTGTTTGGGATAACCGTTGAACAGGGTTGTACTTAATGAGAGGGCCTCCTTCAGCATCTTCATAATAACCTGCAGAGAAATTAAGAAGCGAACGTAGAAACCGCATATGTAAGTTGGCTTGCGATCCCCCCCGTTTTTTTATCTCATCATCAGTGGGAGTGTTTCCTTTTTCTTTGTATTTGCGGATATAGTTAACCTCGGCATCCTTCTTTAGGCTAGAGTGTTTTTGGGCAACCATATCACGGGTAATATCTACCAAACGTCGGTCAGCCCAATCAAAAAAGGCAACCCTCATAGATCGGTGGTACTCACGAGAAGTCTGAGGTTTTAAATCCCGTGTTTCCAGAAAATCTTTAAAGGCTTGCTCTAATGTCACCGCTTTAGACTTTTCAGCTGTTCTTCTTTTTTCCTCTTGTCCCCGTTTTTCCTTTAACGATTGATAGCCCTGACCTGTCTTGATGTTAGACAGAATTTGATTGCGAATATTTGCACACTTATGGGCGTTGACTTCTGTTGATTCCCAACCGATGGCTTCTTCGGCCAACCGTCCATGTCTTTTGTAACGGATAACGAAATATTTTTTTGGGCGACCCCGAAACTTCTCATTAGGATGCTCCCTGTATCGTACACCGCTATGCCGACTACTCTTCCAGTTTGCCATATAAACACTTCAGCGTGGATTTAAGGTTTTTCTAAATTTGTCCCACCCCTGTCCCACCAGTTGGAGAAAACTTAGGATGAAATAAGAGTTTAGAGGGAACCTCTATATAACCCTTTAAATAGGGCTAAA encodes:
- a CDS encoding tyrosine-type recombinase/integrase, giving the protein MANWKSSRHSGVRYREHPNEKFRGRPKKYFVIRYKRHGRLAEEAIGWESTEVNAHKCANIRNQILSNIKTGQGYQSLKEKRGQEEKRRTAEKSKAVTLEQAFKDFLETRDLKPQTSREYHRSMRVAFFDWADRRLVDITRDMVAQKHSSLKKDAEVNYIRKYKEKGNTPTDDEIKKRGGSQANLHMRFLRSLLNFSAGYYEDAEGGPLIKYNPVQRLSQTKAWYRVPRRQTIIKPHELPDWFKALTTVENETIKDYILFLLLTGSRREEGMTLEVEQVDLKQRSYTLLDPKNRQPLTLPLPDYLFCIIKERVKNSNGDKYIFSGTGKDGHLVEPKQQIKNIIKKSGVTFTLHDLRRHFITVADSLDLSVFAIKRLVNHSIGGDVTSGYVVTDVERLRGPMQKIEDKILAIAGVKEKGKVIPLKRQG